From the Lactuca sativa cultivar Salinas chromosome 9, Lsat_Salinas_v11, whole genome shotgun sequence genome, the window GGGTTGCTCGGTAAGCAGTGATAATTTTTTATAacaaatataacatatgaatcctAATTGGTATTTGTTAATGCCATAAAAAATAATTGTAGGTACAAGCGTTCATCAAATATTGTAGGCCGACCCTAATAATTGATGGTGGTCACCTAAAGGGTGAATTCAAGGGCACGATGTTGCTTGCAGTGACAATGGacggtcaaaaccaaatcatgcCTGTTGCTTATGCCATATGCAAAAGTGAATGTATGGAGACATGGTCCTGGTTCCTTTGAAAACTACGTGAATGTATAGGCAACGTGGAAGATCTTACATTCATATCTGATAGGGCTCCATCCATAGCGACGTCAATTGCAAATATATTTCCTCACGCccatcatggaatatgtggtatccatttgtatttcaacatttCAGCAAAATTTGGAAGCAACGATACAATACACACATTATTTTGGGAGACATGCAAGGCCTATACTATTAAAAAAATCGATAATGggatgaaaaaaaattaaaaaggtaAATGCTCGTGTATGGGAATACCTACAAAATATCAATCCAGAAAGCTGGGCTAGGGCACATTTTGCTGGGAATCGTTATTTTCTTATGACATCAAATAGTGCAGAGTCGATAAATTCATTGTCAAGATTTGCAAGAAAGATGCCAATATTGATGTTGATTGAGTATTTCCGTGCAACAATGCAACAATGGAGTTTTCATAAAcgtaatgtttcaggtactaacattttatatataatagTACTTGAAATGTTTTTTTACTACTTATATGATCTTATGAAATTATGTATATTTTTTTAgctgaagcaaaaacaacactcACCCCATGGGTTGAAACGATTATTGAAGGAAATAAGAATGCTTGTAATAATTGGATGGTGTATCCTATCTCAAATAGTAGATTTGAAGTGAAAAGCTCTACTCACAAAAatttcattgttgatttccaacaAAGAACCTGTACATGTAGGCGATGGCAAATAGATGGCTTACCTTGTGGCCATGTCATAAAAGTGCTCACAATGAACCGTTACGAAGATTGTTCAGAATTTGctttaaaattttactttacAGAGACATTGAGGAAAACTTCTGAGGAGTCTCTGAACCCTTTACCAAGTCCATCTGAATGGGAGATtcccgatgatttgatgattgtgaAGCCACCCATAATGGAGAGACATCAACCAAGTAGACCAAGAAACACTGGCCGTATTCCATCGCAAGGTGAGCGTCCCATATGACAAGAATGTTCTACATGTGGTCATTTTGGACACACGATGAATGATTGTACGGGTAGGGGATCAGGGAGCGGATCTAGGGGGAAGAAAAAATTGACACCAAAGGGCATAATGACTGATGAAATCGCATCCAGAAACAGGTCACTGAATGAAAGCGTGTACCTTACTTTTGATTTGAACAACACATTTGATTTAAATTGTCCTTAGATTAATGTACGAAAGCAATGAATTCCCGTATTTGTAATCTGTATTGTTTGTATTAAACTGCACTTCTGACATTATTAATTAAATCTAGACCCCACTTATTCTTTACTTTATTCCATGAAAAATAAAACacaaacataaaacattataGAAAACGAGATACATCAGTAGCAAACATTACATAAGACATTTCACATATAAGAGTCTTCTACATGAAATATTTGTAATTTTTAACTAGAATCCATGCATCCTCATACTCGAAGTCACTTCCCTCGTGCTCCAAGATGTAACAGTCTTTAACCAATTCTAAAAGATCTTCGTCGTTTTTTATTTAACGATACCTATTTTTAAGATGATGATATCATCGATTGAACCATATGATTTTTTCCTTTAAATCCATCCACTTACCAACAATAGCTTCTTATGTTCTGTGTTTTCCTTCTCTTAATGAGAGGTTAAACATAGTTGTTATGCGGGTCCATTCCTCACCTTCAAAGCAGTCAGGGTTAACCATGGTTGTTACATCCTCgtaaacgttcatccaacatcgTGTTACCACCATTACTTCTCTTATCGTCCATGGATGTGGATTATTGGACGGAGCAGCTGCATATGAAGAAGTTGTTTGATTGGAGGCCATATTTTAAATTTGTTTGTTAGTGTGTTTTAATTTTATAGGAGCACTTAAATAAGAAACAAGACTGATAAACAACTAGGTGGATTCCCATGAGTACTGTTTGAAACTACATTATGCAAGCTACAAAGTAGTAGTCAAAGTCTCTAAAATCGTAGTCAAATAATTGTCAAAGAGTAGTCTAATTGTCAGATACCTTACATGGAGATACTGTTTGAAACGTCAAATATACTGTTCGAAAAGACAATACATTATGCAGGCTACGAAGTAGTAGTCAAAGTCTATGAAACCGTATTCAAATAATGTCAAAGAGTATCCAATGGTCAGATACCTTACACAGAGATACTATTTGAAACGATAAATATATTGTTCGAAAAGACAATACATTATGGACCTTGCCTTTACAGCTCCTACATACATATGTGTCCGCGTGTGGTAAGGCCCTTACCTCCACAACCTTAGGCACACTAAGTAATTGGTATTTATCTCTTACAAGTGATTCAAAATGAGTTTCCTTGACAGTGTCCATGAAGAAAGTTTTAACAACTTGCCTGTTTACCTTTATAACCTAAGGCGAACCAACCCGCATACTCACACTCACATCAAAACGGATTTAATGGATCGTTTCCAATCTTGTTTTCTACCTATTGGATGGATGGTATATTTCTTTTCCAAATTTCTTTTGTTTCTTTATATTTGTTAATATTTGTACATTTAAACTAATTGGTTTGCACTCTTAAAAAATACAGGTCTATGCATTCGTAAATTGTTTCTTGCTTGTCCTCTACATAGGTAGTGTCTGTCTTAGAGGGACTACCTAAAAACAATGTTTGTAGCGCTTGCTAAAGATGGGAACAATCTGACTATCCCTATAGCATCTGGTATGGCAGTTAAAAATAATGTGGTATCTTCTACGTGGTTCCTAATGAGGTTAAAAGAATGTCTCGGAGAGGTTAAGGAAGTAGCGTTCATATCCAATATGTACGATGTCGTTGGCTCTTGAGTAGATAATGTTTTCACTGATTCTTATCATGGTTACACTTGTACGAGCGTCCATAAATATTTACGCACAAGAGTTGGCTCTAAAAGATCAATGTAACATAAACAATATGGTTTTGTAAAATGGAAATGTTCATTACCATTATCTCAGGTTACTCCACATCGAATATTATACGCTTGCATCATTTATTAAAACCACAATCTCAGGTTACTCCACATCGATTTAAACAGAAAACTATAAGCAATTAAAAGCAAAATAGGACTACATAGGGATTAAAATGACCATCAACGGCTCTGGTATTTCCCATTCAGATGCAGGGGGAACAACTTTCACATTTCTAGTCTGGTATGTAGTTCCAAACACATCAACAAGATAATATATTTGAACCATATCGGTTAATTCCGTGTTTTTTGTATAACGTGCTGCAACAATAGCATGACCACATGCTATACCCAGACTGCGCCATTTCCCACAAGAACATGTGTGTTGATTAAGATCTAAAACACACCTTCTTTTTAGATCAAAAACTTGGAAAATATCAGAGGGGAACGGAGATGGGATCTCAGGTGGAATTTTTGTTGCTTTCCATCGTAGACACTTTTGCATCCTCCTGTGAAGGACCATCTCTGCGTAAGGAGTGAATACGATGTTCAACATCCATGAAAAGTAAAATGATAGTCAATTATTGATAATTTAATGGTttataaaattttctaaattaccTCCCACGACACTGCGTTCTGCAAACGTCTGTTGGATGTACTAGACAATTACATCAATTAGCGTTATTATCGGTACATTGTGTTGAGTAACCGATAATACCAATAGGAATTCTAGAATATTAATGTTTAGTACATTCCAACGTATATTAGGGAAATAGGCCCGTGTCCATTTCGTTTTGCCGATGTTGGCAAGAACCTCATGTGCTGCATGACTtaactttgaaaatgatttttcaaaatctTGCGTGGTATATGCTTTGCATGCAAGGAAGAATAAGTAGTCTAAATTTGTGCTTTGACCAATTCTTAAGTGACAGTAAATCACAACACTCATAGACGAATAACCATGATAAGCCTCAGGGAATACCTGACCCACAAAAGAAGAAATGGTATCGTccatatgatgggttttagccataagaactttcctatgtgcgcatgcaaaaccctaatgcttggatctaggctttctaattaaacatgctttgaatccaagacttctaatgactaattaggaatatgaacaatactaaatcagatctagaatcatacctttgaatctcttgtttgatcttgttgtcttggagctctagagtcacaattgtcactcctctaatggcttacaaacaccaaatagcaaggaggatgatttgggagagaggtgAGGagaaggaattcggccaggggttctctactttagatgaagtgccgatttccctttaccatagggtctatttatacttgtagactccttaagggttacaacttaaaccctagttggataatcttctcttaaagcaatccaaatccattccttagatagccttggacgattttaagctatccctagcttctagaattcatccaacccttatccaatatggatttatagtctaaagtttaactatcaaataattgacagtttatacccttttatttaattaatctctttaagtcaccaaattaatactaattaatttatgacttatattaatcaaataacaatattattattctttatattattctcataatatattaataatatttattctctcttaataaatcatcctatcaagttgctatggtgaaggcaacccaaaaggaccatgcacaaccgggtcaaatgcttgcctaatatagttgcagccttagacactattccaacagtctcccacttggataagtctagtaactatatgcacaagtacaattcgatttgtaatcgtagctctcaaagacgctgtcaaactctgatctaatcaatcttgtcctttagataagggattgtatagtcctctgttagatatcatgctgacaattctatggaatgattagtctagcatttaggtttctcgatctctgatttattcgacatagaacttaatcgaacacatcaattcatttctgaccgagcccggcacataagtcaaatcaaatcatcgagcggccgagatatcgcttttaccttcttaggataaaagttacagataaactttgactcatatgcatttacttattcattaaccaactttacacaacaatgtgttttataacaccgagttactgatgcgtttttgcattatcaatgtacaatcaattaataaataacaaaccatatatctaggttttaagactatatgatattatcgtcttgcgatcaccattttatatcatattccataaggtgattccagcaagcacgggtttgttccaatgctcaaaactatttATAAGCAcgcatgaatgttgcagcaatcttttgctatgtctaacaccatttaggcAATCTACAcacaaattcatgacaatcttcattcatatctacttccaacatatgaacgatcgtggacaatttgaataattcgattattcttaattaactcaattattctggaagtcaaaacatgcaaaatgaagcaatagttaaacaattaacataagatagtaacattactcataaataaaactcctttatttaatcatcaaatgttaattatatttatctattacacgtttctaatactatctaatctatgctaatatcatcgttcaacccaatactcctagcatgctgcaagtgcttaaccctactcagtcttttcgtaagcggatctgcagggttatcttctgatgatatcctcttcagtacgagttgtccttcttctacacgatgtctaatgaaatgatattttctatcgatatgtcgtgatctaccatgatccctcggttccttggtcaaggcaaccgttccttcattatcatagaaaatctccatgggctcctttatggcaggtatgactccaagatcactgatgaagttcttcatccatattgcctccttcgacgcttcgctcgctgcaatgtactatgattcgcacgttgaatcagctacggtttcttgcttggaactcttccatgtcactgctcctccattcagggtaaagacccagcccgactgcgaacggtagttgtccctgtcggtctgaaagctggcgtcactataccctcacaccttcaagtcattactccctccgaggactaagaaccattccttcgtcctccgaaggtacttaaggatattcttcaccgcaatccaatgggctctgccaggattcccttgatatctgctaaccatgctcaaagcgaaggctacatcagggagagtacaagtcatagcgtacatgattgagccaactgcggaagcgtatggtactcggctcatttctgctatttcagcatcggtactcggactttgagtcttactcaacttggcattactttgtatcggtaattctcccttctttgagttttccatattaaaacgttttagtaccttctctaagtaagtgttctgactaagtcctattagtctcttacttctttctcttactatccttattcccaaaatataagaagcctctccaaggtccttcatagcgaagcacttcccgagccaggacttaacttcctgcagagttggaatgtcgtttcctatgagtaatatgtcatctacatatagaacgaggaagctaactatactcccactggctttgacatatacacatgattcatcttcgcttcgtacaaatccaaactctttgactttctcatcgaagcaaagattccatctgcgagacgcttgcttaagtccataaatggacttctcaagcttacacactctattcggatgcttcggatccacaaacccctctggctgagccatgtaaacatcctcagccaactttccgttaaggaaagcggtcttgacatccatttgccgaatctcataatcatgaaatgcagcaatcgctagcatcactctaatagattttatcttcgcaaccggtgagaaggtctcatcatagtcaactccaggagtttaagtaaagcccttcgcaactaatcgcgctttatatgtgtgtacgtttccatccacgtcggtcttcttcttgaagatccatttgcacccaacggtcttacgtccgggcacattatcaaccaaattccaaacttggttatcgtacatggattggatctcgctatccattgcctctttccattttgcaaactccgggcctgccatggcttccttatagctattaggttcatcaaggtttattagtgtaccaccACTAATATActtgtccccttcggtagtaatatgaaaaccataaaactggggttgaactctaactctatcggaacgtctaagaggtaaggactcgtcaatcggtttaaccggagtttcctcctcgggttgagtgccagcggtagaggttccttcatctatcgactcttgaatctgttcaagctcgatttgcctcccactgtctccttggcctatgagttctcgctctcggaaaactcctctcctcgcaacaaagacaacattgtccttcggtctatagaagagatatccaaaggatttttgcgggtagccgatgaaaatacatcgctcacttcgaggttcgagcttgtcatgagtatctcgtcttacgaaagcctcgcaaccccaaaccttgatatgtgccaacgagggagctttccttgtccacatttcgtgaggtgttttggcaaccttcttagtagggactcggttaaggatatgggcggcagtctctaaggcatacccccaaaaagagaaccattctcattattaaaagaaaatctaaaaccttgtctatataaaccatgaaatgaaatgatgtttctagccatttctggcgaatagcaacaattgttcaaatctaaacataaattattcctaagcactaaagaatacactccaatcttggtcacaggcgatgatcttctgttccccatgattagattgatccttccttgctccacatccctacttcttcttagtccctgcacattagaacaaatgtgataaccacaaccggtgtcaagaacccaagaaatagcatgattagaatcgttagatttaattgtgtatatacctgcgaaagacagcttgatctttccttccttgatggcttgcaggtactctgggcagcttctcttccaatgtcctatcttatggcagtggtgacactctgcctccttagggctgggcttagcaggatcaactttggtcccactagaagaggcaccatctcgggctttaaccttgcgatagttcttagacgaagccttcctcttttttccctttccttgaccaatagcccagacaggagcagcgggtggattgggagttggtgcaacagacttgtctttgaagttgctctcagcgaccctcaatagaccttggagtttgcttagagtgacctcctctttgttcatgtggtaggtcatcctaaattgattgtacatcggaggcaaagagtgaagcaccatgtcgatcgccaagtcttccccgaagtcaacatttaacttgcgaaggcggtcgacatacctttgcatcttcttcaggtgcacggtaagagattctccatgacccatcttagcggaaatcatgttagtgaaaatctcataacgctcttgtctcgcgttctggtggtatctctccaataagtgttgatgcatttcgtacgggtacatgtcctcataggacttttggaattcggagttcatggtggctatcatgatgcaatgtaccttcgttgcatcgcgctcatgagtttcaaaagcggttatTTCCGCcgaagtagcgatttcagggttgattttctcgagcttctcatcgaggacatactccttatcctcatagcgagcaatggtgcgaatgtatcttatccattcgctaaagttcgttccatcgaaggtgaccttttggcaaaggctcatcaatgtgaaggaactagcagcagcgttgtttgcgttcgacatctacaattagaaaggacaaagatagattagaatatgaatccctaattatcacccaataagaaaattagggctaggatctaacaacaatatttacttattagaaaagggatgtcgtaatccaacatgcaaataaattgaaggtaagtgaatgacgattcactaattcacCACCacaaaaaactaactataagtcctaaatgtattgagaattcctaggttcggatgagattcattgaaactgttcaatggcatgtttaaatctcgatatgcccctcttgtttgtgactgggataccgaggatcacaaagcgggtgtgaattaccatgcaaattcacatggtgccttcattgtaacgatcacctattcgatgtgccagtaaaccacacacgctccatcgaactatgataaacaatgaatcaccctttgccaccttttcttagaaccaattagtgtgccggtaaaccacacacgctccactaacttcttagcaagggtgctaagtgtaatttcatgggattgcatcaattcacttttcctaaagtaactaagactgggaaattttaaaaatgtgcAGTTACtttacatattatacttttaataagagaatgaggttgccttatcctacccgttcggctaacgaccctccactgatcaagcaagcggtgggtgtgagtgtacacccattaagcgccattttataggccgcaaccttatacccaccttatagatcggcatatttagtcatacatatatattattcttgtaatattatattagtatagggttgtattttaaaccttttaaaatctagggtttgaaatttaaattgtctaaattaaaacttttaatcacaaaatataaatttcaaaacttgaggacaagttttaaacatttaaaacacggaggatcaaataa encodes:
- the LOC111895454 gene encoding uncharacterized protein LOC111895454; amino-acid sequence: MVLHRRMQKCLRWKATKIPPEIPSPFPSDIFQVFDLKRRCVLDLNQHTCSCGKWRSLGIACGHAIVAARYTKNTELTDMVQIYYLVDVFGTTYQTRNVKVVPPASEWEIPEPLMVILIPM